The Scatophagus argus isolate fScaArg1 chromosome 20, fScaArg1.pri, whole genome shotgun sequence genome window below encodes:
- the wdr41 gene encoding WD repeat-containing protein 41: MLRWFLGGREAQGSVEKCPALCIGEEQPKNWFTELQVLKGHFDIVRFLVQIDDFRCASAGDDGLVLVWNVETGERLQELRGHSQQITAMTTFTCDNGVTSHTSLITASSDRSLSLWDPDTGNRVQTISDLQSSVKCLLVLERLSVWVSGGEELCVWNGDFQLQSHRQNHSDSGITALIELPKNCLAAAMDKEIMIYKLTGSTDSSLSLAEIRCLSDHQDQIRALVNVNDGLFASGSHAGELILWDAVDWNILAYEHILWEESQACAQAEIRLAAPKPSEMSIQHLSTNGRYILAAVGSGLYVYSVLTKTVVAYRKVAHDSNVLHTMLLSDSELMSCSEDGSVRMWEIQDLPLAAEPASPGFFGMWTFGRSNKQTAGPPSKKVTDVPNLRTLELTGDLIGHSGAVQMFLSFGEDGLVTCSADHLLILWKNGERQSRLRSLALFQKLEENGGL, translated from the exons ATGCTTCGGTGGTTTCTCGGTGGCCGAGAAGCTCAGGGCTCAGTGGAG AAATGCCCCGCGTTGTGCATTGGAGAGGAACAGCCCAAAAACTGGttcactgagctgcaggtgctgaaaggacattttgacattgttCGATTTCTGGTGCAGATTGATGACTTCAG ATGTGCCTCGGCGGGGGACGATGGCCTCGTTCTGGTGTGGAACGTTGAG ACTGGAGAGAGGCTGCAGGAGCTGAGGGGCCATTCGCAGCAGATAACCGCCATGACCACCTTCACCTGTGATAATGGAGTCACGTCACACACCTCACTCATCACAGCCTCCTCAGACCGAAGTCTCAGT CTGTGGGACCCTGACACGGGCAACAGGGTTCAGACCATTTCAGATCTCCAGTCGTCTGTAAAG tgtttgCTGGTGCTGGAGCGGCTGAGTGTGTGGGTCTCCGGCGGGGAGGAACTTTGTGTGTGGAACGGCGACTTCCAGCTGCAGAGTCACAGGCAGAACCACAGCGACAGCG GAATCACCGCTTTGATCGAGCTGCCCAAGAACTGCCTCGCCGCTGCCATGGATAAGGAGATCA TGATCTACAAGCTGACGGGTTCTACCGATTCCTCTCTGTCATTGGCTGAGATCCGCTGTCTGTCCGACCACCAGGACCAGATTCGAGCTCTCGTCAACGTCAACG ACGGGCTCTTCGCCAGCGGTTCCCATGCGGGCGAGTTGATCTTGTGGGATGCGGTTGATTGGAACATCTTGGCCTATGAACACATCCTGTGGGAGGAGTCACAAGCCTGCGCTCAGGCTGAAATCCGATTGGCTGCTCCCAAACCCAGCGAGATGTCCATTCAGCATCTGAGCACCAATGGGAGG taCATCCTGGCGGCTGTGGGCAGCGGCCTGTATGTGTACAGCGTGCTGACCAAGACGGTGGTCGCCTACAGGAAGGTCGCCCACGACTCCAACGTCCTGCACACCATGTTGTTATCTGACAG CGAGCTGATGTCCTGCTCTGAAGATGGCAGCGTGAGGATGTGGGAGATCCAGGACCTACCTTTAGCTGCTGAACCGGCCTCTCCAG GGTTCTTTGGGATGTGGACTTTCGGCCGGTCAAACAAACAGACCGCCGGTCCTCCGTCAAAGAAGGTCACAGACGTCCCAAACCTCAGGACGCTGGAGTTGACGGGTGATCTGATTGGACACTCGGGAGCCGTCCAG ATGTTTCTGAGCTTTGGGGAGGACGGCTTGGTCACGTGCTCGGCAGACCACCTGCTGATCCTGTGGAAGAACGGCGAGAGGCAGTCCCGTCTGCGCAGCCTGGCACTTTTCCAGAAACTGGAGGAGAACGGAGGGCTGTGA